Genomic window (Zingiber officinale cultivar Zhangliang chromosome 2B, Zo_v1.1, whole genome shotgun sequence):
tttattttaaaattataaaaaaagaatgataataaattgacataaaacttagcTTATATGTGTTTCTCAACCTATGGGTCAACCCAAGGCCGTCGTAGGCCAATCCTCGCGGGTCGCGgacctaggcgggtcggcccgtcacagacttgggttgataaaattccaattCAATCTACTTAAATTGTTTAGTAGGGTGGACCAATCCGATAGATCCAATCCAAATTGACGTCTCTAATACTCagtagtttaaaataattttaatgaaatttaaataattttgataaaaagtattttaatataatattatttaggatttaaaattaaatagtttgaattttgaattttaatatttttagcgTTTACTTATCACTTACGtactttaatttaaaataatttaaattaaatttaaataattttaataaaatttaaataattttgattacgTTCAGAATTTAGAATTCTAAACAATTAGTTGCTTctccaattaattttattttttttatcaattgaattttttttaataaaattataataattttaataaaattgataaagaatattttaatataataatattttatatatattaattttgaatcATTAATCGTATCCTAATTTTTATAataacattaaaaataaaaaagagttatttttttattttttaaaagacgaTTTAATAAAATATGGAACCTTCTTTTAATCTTTGAGCTTTAAtttttattgaaatatttttaaaataaaataaatcatcatTTTTCATATATTAAATTAGTTCAACTTTGAATGTATTTCCATTCTACCTATAAAGTTTTTGTTTATTTCAACTCctttatataaatattattatttaattactcCTCATATTCTTTTatgtataaaaaattaaaaataagtataattttttgtaaaatttaatattttaaattaaaatcaagtataatttttatcaaattgaatatgattttttttcgtttaatataattcctcctaaatttaatataatttaaagagaatttaatatattttctatcaaattgagcactatttaaaaaaaatttaatatatttttattcaattgaaatggaaaaaaagtcatgttaaaatatattaaattctaatttaatgggttgtattttaaaaaaatatatatatatatatttaaatttttttaattaaaataattagttaaattgatatctattatatagttaagataattaataaaattaatattcatTATATTTAGCTGagagtgatttttttttaaaaaaatacagggatgccaaatttaaattataatttagagtGCAGGTAAATTTTTCCatattttatcataaaaatagctGATGCTTTAACACACAGCATTCAATTTTCCTTTCCTTTCGTTTCCTTTTTTCATAAATTCCCagctttctttctctctctgCCCTCGCTTTCTCTTTCCAGATCCATTCACAAATCCGATCGCCTTCCCCCTTTCCACAGCCACAACAATGGCAGAATCGCCGAAGTCGATCGCGTCAGGAGCACGCTCATCCTCCTCTTCCCTTCTTAAATGGGAGCGGAATCGAAGCAACTTGACGTACAAACCCGGCTGTTCATTGCGCTGCTCATCGATGTGACAGCATCAGAGAGGCAGAGATTTAGTGGGTGGGGAATTCATTGACGCCATTAATTCCTTCTCTCGACAAGTTGGAGAAGCTTGAAGGCCCTTCCGGTCCAAGTAAAGCCCTTCGTGTTGGCAGGCGGCAGCCATGAGGCGTTGCTTAGGGTTTGGCTCCAGGGCGAAGAGGttcttcctttcttctccggCCAAGGAGAGGCCTTTGACCTGGGACAATCCCGTGGGGCGATTCGATCTCGATGTCCCGGACTTTGGTACGGTCTCTTCTTAAGCCGATTTGTCGTTCCTCCTTTTATCTTCTCCATTTCTGATTCTTGAAGGTAAATGTCAGATTTTGGGGGGATTTTGTGGCTTACTGCATTTGAATAGATCGTTTCCTTTACCGCGGTGGTGTAAATGTGGCAACAATGAAGAACTTGAGTTGTAGAGGAGACATGgaggagtttagggtttacaGACAACTCCTTACATGTTACTCTTGCTTAAACCCAGCATTCTTAAGACCAAAGAGTTGCTCTTGGGGGATACATGGATATGGGTTGGGATCGATCGGGTGCGTGTTAGACTAGAAGGGAACAAATTCTTTGTTGGATGAATTCATCTATTAAATTGATCTTATTGGACAAGTTCTTTGTTGGCTTCCTTGGATAGGTTTTAAAGTGAGTTTGTTTGGCTTGTCGATAACTTTGGCTAGATAACTTCTCTTTTCTAGTTAAACTCTTTCTTTATTTGCTCGTGTTTGcaatttttatttccttctatTAGATTTTTACTGAACTGGTTCATCACAATTAGTTTGATTTCAATTTGAGGAGGCACTAGAAGTTGCAATATTGAACTTGTTAAGTTAGTCGGTAACTGCCCGTCGGTCATGTATTGAAATTGTTTGTGGAATTGTTAAGCAagacatcttttaaaatatcGGCCTTGGCAACCTAAAGCGTTTCCTCTTTCTACTAATTATGGTTAACCTTGTCCAGTAAAGTCATTCAGTCAACAACTGAAGAATGGCAATGTTCATTATAGATATATCTCATTCAATTTGTATCTATCTAGTTTGGTAAACTGATACGTCAAAAATGTCAGTTTGGAACAAGAAAATCGACTTAGCTAAGACAAGTTCAGTTACTGATCTTTCTAAGATGACAACTTTGCATCTTTTACCGTGTCCCCAACAACACTTCAATCTTCTCCCGAAACTAGTCATATTCATAGCACAACATGCATCTTTTATTGTTACAAACATTCATGGTGGCAAATCTAAAGTTCAAAATGTTTAACAACTTTTTGCAATTAACAAATTCGTATATATTCAGCAACAATTTCCAGGAGAAATGATCTCGAATGACTTTTTTAGTGTGATTCATTCTTGTTTGACATCCATGCAGATGACGAAGAACTATTCTTCGACTCAAGAGTATGGTTAGATTCTGACTGCGAAGATGATTTTTTCAGTGTCAATGGAGGTATTTGGCACTCTCCATGGGGTTTTTTTTTGCTGATGCTTCAACATGCTGTGATCATCATCGATACCAAATATTTCATACCCCATTCATTTTGTTACGCAGACTCCACGCCGTCACGAGGAAATATTCCCGACCATCCGGCAAATCAGCAATCAAATCCTGTGCTAGATGATGCCATATTTATCGACAAGCACCTTGATACCAAGTCTGAACCATCTCCGACGGGAAGAAAGAAACTAAGCGACCTTCTACAGGAAACATCTCGCGGAGAACGAATAATTGATGCACCAACCGCCGCTGAAGCGAACACGGAGACCAATGGAATGGCAGAAGTTGAGAAAGATAGATCAAGAGGATTGTCGAATGGAAATCAATACTTGTCGAGTAATTCTGCAGATGAAGCTGGTGTAACAACGCCTCGTagagataagaagaagaagaaaggcaaaACATGGAAGGATGGTCATTGTTGCTTGCCGAGCTTGCAAGTTGAATGATTGTGATGATCCTAACCTCGACATAACTATTACAAAAT
Coding sequences:
- the LOC122047532 gene encoding uncharacterized protein At3g27210-like; amino-acid sequence: MRRCLGFGSRAKRFFLSSPAKERPLTWDNPVGRFDLDVPDFDDEELFFDSRVWLDSDCEDDFFSVNGDSTPSRGNIPDHPANQQSNPVLDDAIFIDKHLDTKSEPSPTGRKKLSDLLQETSRGERIIDAPTAAEANTETNGMAEVEKDRSRGLSNGNQYLSSNSADEAGVTTPRRDKKKKKGKTWKDGHCCLPSLQVE